The genomic region GACGCGATCCGCGCCGCCCTCGGCCCCATGCCGCTGGACGAGATCCGCGCCATGCGGCGCATCCCCCGCGATCCCCGCCACGCATCGAAGACAGACACCGCGGCGCTCCGCCGGCTGCTGGACGGACACAGCGGCTGATCGCCGCCTAGCGCGCATCTTGCCGCTGCCCCGCGGCGCGCGCACATTAGCGCCGCCGCGGCCTGGCCCGGCCCTGACGACCGAAAAAGCGATCCATCCAGAGGAGATCATGGTGAACACCGCCGCGACCACCGCGGACGGGCTGGAGCTGTTCTCCCGCCCGGCCGTTCGCTCGTTGCTGGAAGAAGTCCGTGAGTCCGTCCGCGTGAGCGACGCAGGCGCGTTCGAGCTGGTGAGCGCCGATGCGCTGCGCGCGGACGGCATCGACCGCCTGGCCCACGACGCCGCGCTCTCCGACAACGAGGACCGGCGCGACACCGCCCGGTGGCTGATTCTGCAGGCCGGCCGCGCGGTGGGCATCGCCCCGGCGTCCATCCACGACCTGTACATGGCCCGCGGCCGCGGCGAGATCACCGGCTTCACGGTGCCCGCCATCAACGTGCGCGCGGCCGCGTTCGATACCGGCCGATCGCTGTTCCGCGCCGCCCGCGAGCTCCAGGTGGGCGCGCTGATCTGCGAAATAGCCCGGTCGGAGATCGGCTACACCGACCAGCGGCCCATGGAGTACGTGGCGGTGCTGATGGCGGCGGCCATCAAGGAAGGCTGGACGGGCCCGCTGTTCGTGCAGGGCGACCACTTCCAGGTAAACGCCAAGAAGTACAAGGCCGATCCCGACGCCGAGCTGCGCGCGGTGAAGGACATCATCCGCGAGGGGCTGCACGCCGGCTTCTACAACATCGACATCGACACCAGCACCCTCGTCGACCTGGACAAGGGCTCGCTGGATGAGCAGCAGCACCTGAACTACACCCTCTCGGCCGAACTGACGGCGTACGTGCGCAAGTACGAGCCGGCCGGGGTGACGGTGAGCATCGGCGGCGAGATCGGTGAGGTGGGCACCGAGAACAGCACGCCCGAGGAGCTGCGCGCTTACATGGACGGCTACGTCCGCGCGCTGGCGGAGGTGTCGGCAAAGGTGGGCAAGCCGGTGGCGGGGCAGAGCAAGATCAGCGTGCAGTCGGGCACTACGCACGGCGGCACGGTGCTGCCGGACGGCTCCATCGCCGACGTGGCGATCGACTTCGAGACGCTGCGCACACTGTCGGACATTTCTCGCCGCGAGTACGGCCTGGCCGGCGCGGTGCAGCACGGCGCATCAACGCTGCCGCAGAGCGCGTTCGGCAACTTCCCGGCGGTGGAGACGGCCGAGATTCACCTGGCCACCAACTTCCAGAACATCCTGTACGACCACCTGCCGGCCGAGCTGCGCGAGCTGATGTACGAGCACTGCCGGCAGAACTTCCAGGATGAGCGCAAGCCCAGCGATACCGAGGAGCAGTTCATCTACAAGGCCCGCAAGAAGGCGCTGGGGCACTTCAAGCGCGACCTGTGGCACCTGCCGGAAGAGGACCGCGAGCGGATCCGCGCGGCGCTGTACGACCAGTTCGTCTTCCTCTTCCGCCAACTCGCGGTAGAGAACACGATGGAC from Longimicrobium sp. harbors:
- a CDS encoding class II fructose-bisphosphate aldolase encodes the protein MVNTAATTADGLELFSRPAVRSLLEEVRESVRVSDAGAFELVSADALRADGIDRLAHDAALSDNEDRRDTARWLILQAGRAVGIAPASIHDLYMARGRGEITGFTVPAINVRAAAFDTGRSLFRAARELQVGALICEIARSEIGYTDQRPMEYVAVLMAAAIKEGWTGPLFVQGDHFQVNAKKYKADPDAELRAVKDIIREGLHAGFYNIDIDTSTLVDLDKGSLDEQQHLNYTLSAELTAYVRKYEPAGVTVSIGGEIGEVGTENSTPEELRAYMDGYVRALAEVSAKVGKPVAGQSKISVQSGTTHGGTVLPDGSIADVAIDFETLRTLSDISRREYGLAGAVQHGASTLPQSAFGNFPAVETAEIHLATNFQNILYDHLPAELRELMYEHCRQNFQDERKPSDTEEQFIYKARKKALGHFKRDLWHLPEEDRERIRAALYDQFVFLFRQLAVENTMDIAQKYVPLPDVPRATPADLRMKAAADDWDLSD